One region of Aurantimonas sp. HBX-1 genomic DNA includes:
- a CDS encoding glycine betaine/L-proline ABC transporter ATP-binding protein, protein MAEVAIQIRNLYKIFGPDDKALVAKVRDGMTKAELIAEHSHVLGLKDINIDMPAGAIQVVMGLSGSGKSTLIRHINRLIEPSAGEVLIGGEDVVAMPARRLRELRRHEISMVFQRFGLLPHKTVIDNVAYGLKVMGKSASEQRKGATRWIDRVGLKGYEDNYPAQLSGGMQQRVGLARALATDADVLLMDEAFSALDPLIRTDMQMVLLDLQKELKKTIVFITHDLDEALRLGDRIAILRDGEIVQQGTGQEIVLKPADDYISSFVREVNRGRVIRVETVMEPLPVDGAPLADGSLSIEKGTILEEAARRMSEHGGVNARIEDPAGRPLGTLTMRGLMAAMVTPVGKAGLQSDML, encoded by the coding sequence ATGGCTGAAGTCGCCATCCAGATCCGCAATCTCTACAAGATCTTCGGTCCCGACGACAAAGCGCTGGTCGCGAAGGTCCGGGACGGGATGACCAAGGCCGAACTGATCGCCGAGCACTCGCACGTGCTCGGCCTCAAGGACATCAACATCGACATGCCGGCCGGCGCCATCCAGGTGGTGATGGGTCTGTCCGGCTCGGGCAAATCGACGCTGATCCGACACATCAACCGGCTGATCGAGCCTTCGGCGGGCGAGGTGCTGATCGGCGGCGAGGATGTCGTGGCGATGCCAGCGCGCCGGCTGCGCGAACTGCGCCGGCACGAGATCTCCATGGTGTTCCAGCGCTTCGGGCTGCTGCCGCACAAGACGGTGATCGACAACGTCGCCTACGGGCTGAAGGTGATGGGCAAGTCCGCGTCCGAGCAGCGCAAGGGCGCCACACGATGGATCGACCGGGTCGGACTGAAGGGCTACGAGGACAATTATCCCGCCCAGCTCTCCGGCGGCATGCAGCAGCGGGTGGGGCTCGCCCGGGCGCTCGCCACGGACGCCGACGTGCTGCTGATGGACGAGGCCTTCTCGGCCCTCGATCCGCTGATCCGCACCGACATGCAGATGGTGCTGCTGGACCTGCAGAAGGAACTGAAGAAGACCATCGTCTTCATCACCCACGACCTCGACGAGGCGCTGCGGCTGGGCGACCGGATCGCCATCCTTCGCGACGGCGAGATCGTCCAGCAGGGGACCGGGCAGGAAATCGTCCTGAAGCCGGCCGACGACTACATCTCGTCCTTCGTGCGCGAGGTGAACCGTGGCCGGGTGATCCGGGTCGAGACCGTCATGGAGCCGCTGCCCGTGGACGGGGCGCCGCTCGCGGATGGCAGCCTGTCGATCGAGAAGGGCACCATTCTGGAGGAGGCAGCGCGGCGGATGAGCGAGCATGGCGGCGTCAATGCCCGGATCGAGGATCCGGCGGGCCGGCCGCTGGGCACGCTGACCATGCGCGGCCTGATGGCGGCGATGGTCACGCCCGTCGGCAAGGCGGGCCTCCAGTCCGACATGCTGTAA